aaaaaaaaacactggcgTTGGCTTAGCGGTGCACCGGCGTTGCTTTAGCGTTGGTTTAGCGGTAGCGAGTGTTGGTTTAGCGGTGACGCGAGCGTTGGTTGTTCAGTTGTTGGGCAAAACAAGAGTTCATCTGTGTACTCCTCAATGATGGCCTCTACCACTTCTCTGACTACCACACTGATGGTGTTGTGGGAAAGCCTCCAGGCATACTGCATGTTTCTGTAGGTGTTACCAGAGGCCAGGTGCCGTAGGGTGATTGCCACTTTGAGACCAGGTTCCAGGCTTGCACGGTAGTTGGTGTCTTGCTTGGTCAATCTGGGGTCAGCCTCTGTATAAGTTCATCAAACATGGCTGGTGGCATCCTCATGAAGTGCTGGAAGGCTCGTGGATCCTCATTCCTCAGCTCCACCATCAGCTTGTCATACAATCCATGTTCAGGCCTTCTCAGTATCCACTGTCTGACCCACAcaactctgtctctccttcttctctctcttctccttctgtcaACAGCTTGTTGCAATCTGAGGAGGTTCTGATTCTGCTGCTGGACTAGTGTACCAATCATAACAAGTCTCTCAGCATCCATAATGATACAGTTTTACTGTAACTTTGAGCAAATTCGATATAGATGAGATCTGAACTCAACGGCAGCTCGATTCCAAATGAGCTCCTGGTCCATTTCTCCCCGTATATAGCAAAATTCTGGTCCCGCTTCGACACCTCTATACCAACGCCAAACCCAAAGTTCATCGCTGCCATGGATCGCTGCTTCAACGCCCGACATCGTTCCAGCAACGCCGTGTCCGCTCGTAAAACGCTTACAACCGCTCCACCGAAGTTTGTGCAACGTTTAATCGCCGCCCGGGCAACGCTGGCGAAGCAGCGGTGGTCCAGCGTTCAAGATTTCTGCGTTGGCCTAGCGGACCCAAACGTCCACGAACTTGCGTCTAGCGGTGCCAAACTTTGACTGGGCGTTGGTGGAGCGGGGGTGAACTTTGCCGGGGCGGTAAATTGCCCCCTCCTCACTGCTCACAATATTTTGTACAGCTGAAAACTTTTGGAGCGGTAGGAGGGCCCCGCGAGAAACATCAGCGGTGGCCGAGCGTAAACGGCGTTGCTTTAACGGGGGCCAACTTTTGTTAAACGGTGGTGAACGGTTACGAGCGGTGATGAATTTTTTCACCGCTCCCGGAACGCTCCAGCAAAGTTCGGGCGGTGTGACCGGGCCCTAAAGTtagacgatatatatatatatatatatatatatatatatatatatatatatatatatatatatatatatatatatatatatatatatatagagagagagagagagagagagagagagagagagacggacagacagacagagcgaGCGGGGTTATTGGGAGTGAGGTGTGGAAGTGTCTCATTAGAAATCTTTTCCTCTATCTGGAGTTCAACACGTAGTGCAATACAGAATGTATCTACTGTTTTGCATTTCATCATTCAGGCTTCGTTAGAATTTACCTGTAAGAAAGCCGTTACTTCCTCACgatcatgaccaccaccaccatgactattCTCACACTCCTTGAAGTACTCTTCCCGAAGGCACCTCTTGAGCACCTTACCAGTGGCGTTCTTGGGTATGGCGTCCACCACCTGCACGCCCCCAGCCAGGTGCTTGTGTTGTGGTAGACGTGCTGGGGATGTTTTGAAGATGAGTTGTGTGCGTGTTTTTACCTAATAGTTCTCACTAAATGTACTTTTTAAAGAATTGAGTCAAGCTCGTAACCAATGTCCTATCTTTTAAGATTAGCTTTGTCATATATGACAGTGATGCCACTGAGCCATGTTTCCAGGTTGTCCTGTCTCCCGAAATATTGTAGTATGAGATGAGAAAAGTACAAGAACACACAACGCCACGTATACCTTTATATTACTAAAAAGAAGTATTGGATGACCCATTCTCGAGTAAGGAGCCAAGGCAGGCTAATCACAAACAATGCGAAGTTTGCTATGTAggttattttcctattttgaaAGGCTTGGCCTGGCCCGATCACACGCTTTTTAAACACTAATATCACCGGATCTACGCTGCCGATCGTAATGAAATCAGTCCTAAAGGATAACACAACTTTATTGATTTTGAATGATGTGGTTTTCATATCTTCTTTTGGGTGAAGTCAATGGGTAAGATCTAGAAAGTCGAAAATGGGATTTCTCAAAAAACTATTCAAGCAAATTTGACTAAACTTAAGACATatcatgttgttattattgcaataataacaaaattccTTATGTGAACTTTGAGGAAACTCTGCTCAGATGATTATGATATCCACCAGACTGTAAACGTGAGGCTTTCACCTGATTGCACCTCACGTCACAATTCCCTGATTGAGGTaggcattattatcattatcatcatcattattataattatcattatcattattattattgttacttttataataataataataataataataataataataataataataataacaataatgataataatgataatgataataatagtaatatttatcatcattataatcataattattattattactattattattattattattattattattattattattattattatctatcattattattatttatttatttattattattattattattattattattattattattattattattattattattattactattactattactatcattattataattgttataatgataataataataataataataataataataataataataataataatgataatgataataataatgatgataataatgataatgataataatagtaatattgatcatcattataatcataattattattattactattattattattattattattattattattattattattattattattattatttattattattattattattattattattattattattattattattattgttactattactattactatcattattataattgttataataataataataataataataataataataataaaaaactctGTCATAGTTTGGGGGAAGTTGGGGAAGGGATGAGTAGTTTATTTCCTGACCGGTTTCGCCTTACACTTCCAGCGTCTTCAGAGGGAATAGTTTCTCTGAAGACGCTGGAAGACGAAACCAGTCAGGAAATAAATTGCTCCTCCACAGCCCGTGTATCcattctccacctctcctccaatagtaatagtagtgataataacaacaataataataataataataataataataataataagtagtagtagtagtaccattattattatcattattattattatcatcgtcatcagttatctacacctttcctcccttccatcgaATCACAACCATGTCATCCCAATCAATTCAATTCCTGCTTGTCttacacctcttcctccctcctgtcttACACTACCTCTCCTACACCATCcagtctctttcctcctccctcctgccctaCACATTATTCCATAACTCCCTTTCACTACATctcacacttttccttcctctataatCTATTCTCCCCACTGCCACTTTCCCATGCCATGCCTCTAACCACCCACCTGCCACATAGTCCTGCAGGGCCTTTGGGGAAGGGACGGGCACGCCAGGGAGGGGCACCACATAGGCCCGAGGGACCTCACCCAGACGGGAAGACGGcaccgctatcaccaccacctcccccaccccctccgCTCCTCGAAGCACATCCGCTATCTCATTTGAGGACACCTGCGGGAAAATGATTCTTGTTagcactgtcatcatcatcatcatcatcattgtcatcatcagtaaTAGCATCTGTAGGAATGCCCACCAAACTCTTCATCTATACAGGCTGCCTCATCACGCCtataccttccttcttttcctgtacATTCAGTCATATCCAGTATATCATAACATCACAATAAAGTCACCAGTCCTCAATGATACATACCATTGCGACCCAAACAGTTAAacataatcatcaccaccaccaccaccaccatcattatcattatcatatagtAATAGTGTTAGTTTTCTCATAGCGGGCAGCTGTATCATGCACGCTTAGAACCAGATGGATCAAAGGTTCCAATCCTGGCCACGCTCATAGATTAGGAAGGACATGGATAACGTTCCCTATAATCAAAACCAAAGTCTGTCAGGAAGCATCGTCGTATTCCTAAATAATGCGCGGAACCCGGATATAAAAACTGGTTAAGCTTTCATGTAGATGCAACAACAGCATTATTTAGAAAATCTTGTTCAGAACTGTGTCACCATAACTGGAAGTATTGGTACTGGTGTTTTGGTCGATAGCTGTGTGGATAACGTGTTCACCGCATTGGGTACAGTGTGGCCGTTGGCCGTTGGTATGCGGTCCTTTTGGTACCAACACTAATCGCTCTCAGACAAACCGGGTCCCAGTTCCTTTCATTACGGGGTCGCTTGGAAATTCGCTGTCTAGAATTAACATATTTGGCAACTGATGTAGATCCTAGAAATCAGTCCACCATATTtaatcagtcactcagtcagtgtTTAAAGAAACTGCGTAGCACTACGCATTTATGAGACCTCCGGACTCAACGTACAAGTAAGTGCCACACCATAAGAGGTGACATTGATAACTTGTCGAAATGTTACCCAACGATTCCACGAGGTTGTCGTTAATGTGTCATTTTTGCCCTTAAAGTTTATTTCCACGTAATTCGTAATTCGTGAGCAaggcttttttttcaatatattcaaATAgggcgcgtgcacacacacacacacacacacacacacacacacacacacacacacacacacacacacacacacacacacacacacacacacacgcccggtagctcagtggttagagcgctggcttcacaagccagaggaccagggttcgattccctggccgggtggagatatttgggtatgtctcctttcacgtgtagcccctgttcacctagcagtgagtaggtaaatcgaggagttgtgaccttgtgtggtgtgtgcctggtctcaggcctatccgaagatcggaaataatgagctctgagctcgttccgtagggtaacgtctggctgtcttgtcagagagtgcagcagatcaaacagtgaaacacacacctggAAGCCTTTCACTTTGATGACATCCTTGATCCTATCTGTGATGAAAAGGAAGCCTTCATGGTCACAGTGGCCGAGGTCTCCCGTGGGTAGCCATCCACCTTCCTTCAGCGTTGGGGGAGAGGGGGCAGAGCCGGGAACGGGGGCGTATCCTAGCATTATCCCGGGACTTCTCACccacacctccccctcctccccgggCGGCAGCCCCACACTGCTCCCTGGAACCACGACCTGTGCCGATAGGAAGACAGTGCTCCATTCTCCACTGAATAAGAGTAAacatgagtctctctctctctctctctctctctctctctctctctctctctctctctctctctctctctctctctctctctctctctctctctctctctctctctctctctctctctctctctctctctctctctctctctctcaccttcacttcCTGGTAAGGCAGCACACGTCCAACTGATCCCATCTTGAAGCCAAAAGCTGGGTGGTTTTGGGTGACGCTTGCACAGCTCTCAGTGAGCCCATAGCCCTGCCTTACCCTGCAGTTCACCTGTAGGAGTAGTAACAATACAATAGTCGTGACAGCCTCAGTGATTTACCTACTCCTCTGCtaagtttctctcttccttagtcCTTGCTTAGCAGATGTGCGAGCCTCAAAACGTATTCCCTGCTCATCTAGCAGCAAGTATTGCGGAATGTCACTCTACCAGCTGTGACCTTGCTATCCCAGCGTGTGGTGCCTGTTAGTCTCACTTTGCTCAAATTTTGGTCACTGTCAACTCTCACATCTTTCCGTAGAGGAACACCTGACTGTGTCATGAAACCAGCAAATGACCAGAGGTGCTACTTTGCTTTCAAAAGTTTTTATCCATCACTCAATCTGATTCTTTTAGTGGACACTGACAAACTCTGCATGTTAGTGTTGTACATCTACCGTCATTCAGCTTCTTGACGTTCTCTACAGCAAACCAGTCACCTGAAAGTAACTGAGGAAAAAAACTGCAAATAACATTAGGTCCTTGGACTTATCGATGGAGGCAGTGTCTCAGACATACAACGAACAGCGTTGAATAACTGGATCAGAGGGATAACTGTCTTGGGCTCACCAAATACCTTCGTTGGTAGGGTTAGTGCACTAAGTTCGAAAAAACTAACGCCAGACCTACTGCATGGGGTCCATATTCAATCACTTGTGCAATCAGTGAATTCAGCTTTCAGCCCgcttaatttgttgtttttttagttcCCATGTGTTTCACTTACCTGTTCTTATTCATAAGTACATAAATTACATTCTGTGAAATGCACTGACGTAATGACTTTCCCTGTAAATGCTATGTACAGACAGATTAGAAATAATATTCTTGTAAACGTGATATCTTGAAGTATTCACTGTCGAATCTCGCGTAACTTCTCCATGGTAGCACTACTGTCCATATTGTTACATCTTCTCCCACCATCATTGGTCATACCGAAAGAATTAACAACTAAAGCCCAACTCACAAGTGTTCTCACCCGTGCTTTGAAGTTCTGGAGGGTCGAGGCGGCAAGTGGAGACGTTGCACTCATTACTGACTTGAGAGAAGAGATGTCGTATTTCTCTAGCAGGGGAGTATGGACCAAGAAGTCGATGATGTGCGGCACGATGGGCGTGAATGTGATCTGTGGAATATTAGAATGTGGAGATTATTCCATTCAGTGCTACCTACATGTTTCCCAGGACAACTAGGCATGGCATGGCAAGGACTCAAACTCGGGATGCCTCCCACTGGACACTGGAACACGCCCCACCTTAACCCACtacactactgtgtgtgtgtgtgtgtgtgtgtgtgtgtgtgtgtgtgtgtgtgtgtgtgtgtgtgtgtttattctctgGTCCATTGGGTTCTCGTAAAAGTACAGTACAGCATCATTCTGATATTCTGACTCTTCAgtacctacctctctctctctctctctctctctctctctctctctctctctctctctctctctctctctctctctctctctctctctctctctctctctctctctctctctctctctctctctctctctctctctctctctctctctctctctctctcaccttgtacTTTTGTATTGCGTGCAGGAAGGTGTCAGGGGAAAACTTTCTCATCAGCACAGAACATCCGCCAACATGCACAGTTTGGATAAATATAAGGCTGCAGTAACTGTGGCACAGAGGGATGACCAGAAGCACTCGGCTCAGTATTTGTGCCTCAGTGACAACTTCGTCCTTCAGTTCATTCTCCACGAGGCACCTgatcgaggagaaggaggaggaggaggaggaggaggaggaggaggaggaggaggaggtggaggcacaGCAGATGGATGTGTCTCTGCATCACAGAGTTTTGAATTTGTATGGGATTTCAAGAAGAATTCACTTGACTCACTTGTGCTGCATGTAGATGGTGAGCACGTTGCAGTGGGTGAGCATGACACACT
Above is a window of Portunus trituberculatus isolate SZX2019 chromosome 43, ASM1759143v1, whole genome shotgun sequence DNA encoding:
- the LOC123518412 gene encoding 4-coumarate--CoA ligase 1-like, translated to MVPRVCAGLIAAGVRAGDAVILLSPNTIEFPIAQLAIQLLPATCVAASPSSSLEVLAHVVKVSKARWAVVDESVLELVENVTTVVPDTLRKVWVIGSSSRNRPSFSRLMKTEWIAWPQQGGDSSFNPAKDVALMQFSSGTTDLPKCVMLTHCNVLTIYMQHKCLVENELKDEVVTEAQILSRVLLVIPLCHSYCSLIFIQTVHVGGCSVLMRKFSPDTFLHAIQKYKITFTPIVPHIIDFLVHTPLLEKYDISSLKSVMSATSPLAASTLQNFKARVNCRVRQGYGLTESCASVTQNHPAFGFKMGSVGRVLPYQEVKVVVPGSSVGLPPGEEGEVWVRSPGIMLGYAPVPGSAPSPPTLKEGGWLPTGDLGHCDHEGFLFITDRIKDVIKVKGFQVSSNEIADVLRGAEGVGEVVVIAVPSSRLGEVPRAYVVPLPGVPVPSPKALQDYVAARLPQHKHLAGGVQVVDAIPKNATGKVLKRCLREEYFKECENSHGGGGHDREEVTAFLQVNSNEA